In Paenibacillus sp. 1781tsa1, one DNA window encodes the following:
- a CDS encoding RNA polymerase sigma factor, whose protein sequence is MNDQLLAQAQTIDNYTLSSMMDDYGNDVWNYAYFLTKSAEQADELSQEVFIRAYSGIAHYRGDCSLKTWLLTITRNTTFTYRKSRFFRSSLWGETLPIETERGDSNQRVMIAERPAHPSAEMEVIRKEHVHEIWDIVLALPKKFREILLLNLKYELTTSEIAEMLKISSGTVKSRLSRGKDKVRKHWEERSK, encoded by the coding sequence TTGAATGATCAATTACTGGCACAGGCTCAGACCATAGACAATTACACACTTAGCAGCATGATGGATGACTACGGAAATGACGTGTGGAATTACGCTTATTTTCTGACCAAAAGTGCCGAACAGGCAGATGAATTGTCACAGGAGGTATTTATTCGGGCATACTCGGGGATCGCTCATTATCGTGGAGATTGCTCACTGAAAACATGGCTGTTGACGATTACTAGGAACACCACTTTTACATATCGAAAATCCAGATTCTTTCGTAGCAGTCTGTGGGGAGAGACGTTACCCATTGAGACAGAGCGTGGGGATTCGAACCAAAGAGTCATGATTGCAGAGCGGCCTGCACATCCTTCGGCCGAGATGGAAGTGATACGTAAGGAGCATGTCCATGAAATCTGGGATATTGTTCTGGCGTTGCCGAAGAAGTTCAGGGAGATTCTTTTGCTGAATCTGAAGTATGAGCTTACGACGAGTGAGATTGCTGAGATGTTGAAAATCAGCTCAGGCACAGTAAAATCCAGACTTTCCCGAGGTAAGGACAAGGTACGGAAACATTGGGAGGAGCGAAGCAAATGA
- a CDS encoding DUF523 domain-containing protein, whose amino-acid sequence MKYLVSSCLAGVACRYNGTASLDKKIQELVEKEQAKMVCPELLGGFSTPREPAEIIGGTGRDVLAGTAKVIEKSGMDVTDLYIKGAYQTLEWARELNVSCVVLKEFSPSCGTQMIYDGNFANHKIAGEGVTSALLRQEGYTVISENEWMEQL is encoded by the coding sequence ATGAAATATTTGGTGAGTTCATGTCTGGCGGGGGTAGCTTGCCGTTACAATGGAACAGCGAGCCTGGATAAGAAAATTCAGGAGCTTGTGGAGAAGGAGCAGGCTAAGATGGTATGTCCGGAGCTGCTTGGTGGATTCTCCACCCCACGGGAACCGGCTGAAATTATCGGTGGCACGGGCAGGGATGTGCTGGCAGGCACTGCAAAAGTGATCGAGAAAAGTGGCATGGATGTCACAGACCTTTATATCAAGGGAGCCTATCAGACACTCGAATGGGCACGAGAATTGAATGTATCGTGTGTGGTATTGAAGGAGTTCAGTCCGTCCTGTGGTACACAGATGATCTATGATGGGAATTTTGCCAACCACAAGATTGCTGGAGAGGGTGTCACCTCAGCATTGCTGCGACAAGAAGGATATACCGTTATTTCTGAAAATGAATGGATGGAGCAACTGTAA
- a CDS encoding NAD(P)H-dependent oxidoreductase: MEVTAKSKKKEDILKAYHFRHATKIFDDTRKISDEDFQFILETGRLSPSSIGLEPWKFLIVQNPNLRKRLSEFSSGAQKQLATASYFVVILARSDASYNSPYAEYMLKETKGMPDDVFELTSQAYGKFQNNQRILENPRSLFDWASKQTYIALGNMMTAAAQIEIDSCPIEGFSREDVHRIMEEEGLLEDGAWDVSVMAAFGYRVEEPTREKSRQSVEKITQWIN, translated from the coding sequence ATGGAAGTTACAGCAAAGTCAAAGAAAAAGGAAGACATCTTAAAGGCTTATCATTTCCGGCATGCAACGAAGATATTTGATGATACCCGCAAAATCTCGGATGAGGATTTCCAATTTATATTGGAAACAGGCCGATTATCTCCAAGTTCCATTGGTCTTGAACCGTGGAAGTTTCTGATTGTACAAAATCCGAACCTGCGTAAGCGTTTGTCCGAATTCTCTTCCGGCGCTCAAAAGCAACTGGCTACAGCAAGCTATTTTGTTGTTATTTTGGCCCGGTCCGATGCCAGTTATAATTCTCCCTATGCGGAGTACATGCTGAAGGAAACAAAAGGAATGCCGGATGACGTATTTGAGCTAACAAGTCAGGCTTATGGAAAGTTCCAAAATAACCAGAGAATTCTGGAGAATCCACGATCATTATTCGACTGGGCATCCAAACAAACGTATATTGCACTTGGTAACATGATGACGGCGGCAGCTCAGATCGAGATTGATTCCTGCCCAATTGAAGGTTTCAGCCGTGAGGATGTCCATCGGATTATGGAAGAAGAGGGTTTGCTGGAGGATGGTGCATGGGACGTCTCGGTGATGGCAGCCTTCGGTTATCGGGTAGAGGAGCCCACGCGTGAGAAGTCCCGACAATCCGTTGAGAAAATTACCCAATGGATTAACTGA
- a CDS encoding MarR family winged helix-turn-helix transcriptional regulator → MPKYNAIALIARIRDHVNRRIVHELEQHEVTGIVPSHGDVLMFLYREETLSIKMLAERVQRTQPTVTVLVNKLEKLGYVERSKSAEDSRVTMIRLTEQGKRLEPIFHQVSEQINDIIYSGLSDEQSEQLESLLSIIVRKL, encoded by the coding sequence ATGCCAAAATACAACGCAATTGCACTGATTGCAAGAATCAGGGATCATGTTAACAGACGGATTGTACACGAATTAGAACAGCATGAAGTGACAGGCATTGTACCTTCTCATGGGGATGTGTTGATGTTCTTGTACCGTGAAGAGACGCTGTCGATCAAGATGTTGGCTGAACGTGTTCAACGCACGCAACCAACGGTAACGGTACTGGTCAACAAGCTGGAGAAGCTCGGCTATGTTGAACGTAGCAAGAGTGCCGAAGATAGCCGGGTGACGATGATTCGCCTTACCGAACAGGGGAAACGACTCGAACCGATCTTCCATCAGGTATCAGAGCAGATTAATGACATCATCTATAGTGGCTTGTCCGATGAACAATCGGAGCAATTGGAGAGCTTGCTGTCCATTATTGTCCGAAAGTTATAA
- a CDS encoding NAD(P)H-dependent oxidoreductase — translation MKHLIVYAHPRTDSLNNAILNTAVEALEAQGHEVVVRDLYKLGFQPVLTEADTASMRAGQTPQDIATEQQFVTDTEAITFIYPIWWTGLPAIMKGYVDRVFAYGFAYAAGEAGIEKLLTGKKGLIINTHGTPSEIYDQIGMTTGLKLTSDVGIFDFVGIEAVDHLLFGSIGYLDAPAYQAMLDQVKQTIKTKF, via the coding sequence ATGAAACATCTTATCGTATATGCTCACCCACGCACAGACAGCCTTAATAATGCAATCCTCAATACTGCTGTAGAAGCTCTCGAAGCTCAAGGTCATGAAGTGGTTGTTCGTGACTTATATAAGCTTGGATTCCAACCCGTACTGACTGAAGCCGATACAGCTTCCATGCGCGCAGGACAGACACCACAGGATATCGCGACAGAGCAACAGTTTGTTACGGACACAGAAGCCATTACATTCATCTATCCGATCTGGTGGACAGGTCTTCCTGCCATTATGAAAGGATATGTTGACCGTGTATTCGCCTATGGTTTTGCATATGCAGCGGGTGAAGCGGGAATCGAGAAATTACTGACAGGCAAAAAAGGACTCATCATCAACACACATGGTACACCAAGTGAAATTTATGATCAGATTGGCATGACCACCGGATTGAAATTAACTTCAGACGTAGGTATCTTCGATTTTGTAGGCATTGAAGCCGTAGATCATCTGCTCTTCGGAAGTATTGGATATCTGGATGCACCCGCATATCAAGCCATGTTGGATCAGGTTAAACAAACGATTAAAACCAAATTCTAA
- a CDS encoding helix-turn-helix transcriptional regulator, which translates to MEPILIFKALSNETRRQILLWLKNPEQHFSPLELSHHPDGGKNGICVGTIQLKAGLAQSVISSYLLTMLKAGLLLSERRGQWTYYRRNEETIRQFAEYVQNEL; encoded by the coding sequence ATGGAACCTATACTTATATTCAAAGCATTATCGAACGAGACACGTAGACAAATCTTGCTGTGGCTCAAAAATCCGGAGCAACACTTTTCACCGCTGGAACTGTCCCATCATCCGGATGGTGGCAAGAACGGAATCTGTGTCGGCACGATTCAATTGAAGGCTGGACTGGCTCAGTCGGTTATATCCAGTTACCTGCTGACCATGCTCAAGGCAGGGTTACTGCTCTCCGAGCGAAGAGGACAATGGACGTATTATCGGCGCAACGAAGAGACGATTCGTCAGTTTGCCGAGTACGTGCAGAACGAGTTATAA
- a CDS encoding LLM class flavin-dependent oxidoreductase — translation MTTENTASSHKEHINDVKLSILDLAPVVVGATPADALRNSLDLAQHAERWGYHRYWVAEHHNMPGIASSATSVVIGYLAGGTKTIRLGSGGIMLPNHAPLVIAEQFGTLESLYPGRIDLGLGRAPGSDRRTSLALRKDLNSGEDFPELLAELRAYFDASATSYHAPVRAVPGEGLNIPIYLLGSSDFSARLAGQLGLPFAFASHFSPDYTRIALETYRNNFQPSDHLKEPHVIVGVNAVVADTDEEAAWLGTTMQQQFLNIIRGTTGLVQPPAEMEGKWTDREKAGVEQTLKAAVNGSPETVRGQLESFIRQTQADELIITSMIYDHKARLHSYELIAQLAGKA, via the coding sequence ATGACTACAGAAAATACGGCTTCATCCCATAAAGAACATATTAATGACGTTAAGCTTTCCATCCTGGATCTGGCTCCCGTCGTTGTAGGTGCAACACCTGCTGATGCTTTGCGCAACAGCCTGGATCTGGCACAGCATGCCGAGCGTTGGGGGTATCATCGTTACTGGGTAGCTGAACATCACAACATGCCGGGTATTGCTTCATCTGCAACTTCGGTTGTTATTGGATATCTGGCTGGTGGGACCAAGACGATTCGTCTTGGTTCAGGAGGTATCATGTTACCCAACCATGCACCGCTTGTCATCGCTGAGCAGTTCGGTACACTGGAATCCCTGTATCCTGGCAGAATTGACCTGGGACTGGGTCGTGCACCAGGCAGTGACCGCCGTACATCGCTTGCGTTACGCAAAGATCTGAACAGTGGGGAAGATTTCCCGGAGCTGCTCGCAGAGCTCAGAGCATACTTTGATGCATCGGCGACATCCTATCATGCGCCTGTTCGCGCAGTTCCTGGAGAAGGATTGAATATTCCAATCTACCTGTTGGGGTCCAGTGATTTCAGCGCACGTCTGGCAGGTCAGCTGGGATTGCCGTTTGCTTTTGCCAGCCACTTCTCGCCGGATTACACCCGGATTGCACTGGAAACGTATCGAAACAATTTCCAACCATCTGATCACTTAAAGGAGCCGCATGTGATTGTTGGGGTTAATGCTGTTGTTGCAGATACAGATGAGGAAGCAGCATGGCTGGGTACAACGATGCAACAGCAGTTCTTGAACATTATCCGCGGCACAACGGGATTGGTACAGCCTCCAGCAGAGATGGAAGGCAAGTGGACGGACCGTGAGAAAGCTGGTGTGGAGCAGACGCTGAAGGCGGCTGTTAATGGTTCCCCAGAAACCGTACGTGGACAGCTGGAATCCTTCATTCGGCAGACGCAGGCAGATGAGCTGATTATTACGTCGATGATCTATGATCATAAGGCACGTCTGCATTCCTATGAGCTAATCGCGCAATTGGCGGGAAAAGCCTAA
- a CDS encoding AI-2E family transporter yields MEQPEQPRVWPERFKRFFLNNKFVLFLLILLLVGLNVMVLTKVSFVLHPLAVLIKTIVLPIILSGILYYLLNPIVDVMERWKIKRGWSILILYLAIGGILTVVVLAVIPVVRNQIVGLIENFPTYSETVKQQFEELTGSKLFGQVQETVNLNSQDWWGTISQKATEILNSTWTKLGGFLGAFTETVLSIVTVPFILFYLLKDGKKLPTKILSFLPIKSRTGAMHVLEDINHQISSFIRGQIIVSFCIGILLYIGYMVIGLDYALILAIIASFTSVVPYLGPAIAITPALIVALVTSPVMLLKMVAVWTIVQLIEGKFISPQIMGKTLKIHPITIIFVILTSGNLFGVVGILLAVPGYAVLKVCVSHIFNWFKDRSGLYDPNKNNLL; encoded by the coding sequence ATGGAGCAACCTGAGCAACCCCGCGTTTGGCCGGAGCGGTTCAAGCGATTTTTTCTTAACAACAAGTTTGTCCTATTTCTGCTAATTCTGCTGTTAGTGGGACTGAACGTCATGGTTCTGACCAAAGTATCCTTTGTTCTTCATCCGCTCGCAGTACTCATCAAAACCATTGTGTTACCTATTATTCTGTCAGGCATACTCTACTATCTGTTGAATCCGATTGTAGATGTGATGGAGAGGTGGAAAATTAAGCGCGGCTGGTCCATTCTGATCTTGTATCTTGCAATTGGAGGCATTCTGACAGTCGTCGTGTTGGCGGTCATTCCGGTTGTGCGTAACCAGATTGTGGGGCTAATCGAAAATTTCCCAACGTACAGCGAGACGGTAAAACAGCAGTTTGAGGAGCTTACGGGCAGTAAACTGTTCGGTCAGGTCCAGGAGACGGTGAATCTGAATTCTCAGGATTGGTGGGGAACCATCTCCCAGAAGGCTACTGAAATTCTAAACTCGACCTGGACCAAATTGGGCGGATTCCTCGGAGCTTTCACTGAGACCGTGCTGTCCATCGTAACCGTCCCGTTCATCCTGTTCTATCTGCTGAAAGACGGCAAGAAGCTTCCAACCAAAATTCTGTCTTTCCTGCCAATCAAGAGTCGTACGGGTGCAATGCATGTGCTGGAAGATATCAATCACCAGATCAGTTCATTTATTCGTGGACAGATTATCGTCAGCTTCTGCATCGGTATTCTGCTCTACATCGGTTATATGGTCATTGGTTTGGATTATGCACTGATTCTTGCAATTATCGCATCGTTTACAAGTGTTGTTCCGTATTTGGGACCTGCAATTGCCATTACACCTGCGTTAATCGTGGCACTCGTCACTTCGCCGGTGATGCTGTTGAAGATGGTTGCCGTATGGACGATCGTACAGTTAATCGAAGGTAAATTCATCTCGCCACAGATCATGGGTAAAACGCTGAAGATTCATCCCATTACAATTATCTTTGTCATCCTGACTTCAGGTAATCTGTTTGGAGTCGTAGGCATTTTGCTCGCTGTTCCAGGATACGCAGTGCTGAAAGTATGTGTATCGCATATCTTCAACTGGTTTAAGGACAGATCCGGCCTGTACGATCCAAACAAGAACAATCTGTTGTAA
- a CDS encoding metalloregulator ArsR/SmtB family transcription factor — protein MEQPVKAPSECDAACSGTEADVEKIRTSLIDRETSSEMADWFKAFSDPTRLRIIDALLQKELCVHDLTVLLDMGQSAISHQLRSLRNMRIVKRRKEGKTVYYSLDDTHIEQIFLQTLQHIKHS, from the coding sequence ATGGAACAACCGGTTAAAGCACCAAGCGAATGTGATGCAGCCTGCTCAGGTACTGAAGCGGATGTAGAGAAGATTCGCACTTCACTCATAGATCGGGAGACCTCTTCCGAGATGGCAGATTGGTTCAAGGCATTCAGCGACCCAACCCGTCTACGTATTATTGATGCGCTGTTACAGAAGGAATTATGTGTTCATGACCTGACGGTTCTGCTCGACATGGGACAGTCGGCCATTTCACACCAGCTGCGTTCACTCCGCAACATGCGGATCGTCAAGCGGCGTAAGGAAGGCAAGACCGTGTATTACTCTCTGGATGATACTCATATTGAGCAGATTTTCCTGCAAACGCTCCAGCATATTAAACACAGCTAG
- a CDS encoding heavy metal translocating P-type ATPase translates to MGTGQEQVKRELLLDGLDCANCALKIENGVKKIKGINECSVNFVTKTLSLHTTSDMDEQVVEEAKRKVLRLEPHIRISEKGKQVNGHVQTHEGSAADSHGHAHDHAGHDHGHSHTHGNHSHTHDHGDSQGHAHEHGSHAGHNHDHSHTHDDAHAGHSHEHGAGQTKVLLARLAAGSVLLAAAIWSPLEGWAQFTLYALAYLIAGGDIVLQASKNIIRGQVFDEYFLMSVATLGAFAIGEYPEGVAVMLFYQLGELFQGMAVNRSRKSIQSLMDIRPDYANILTGSGDETRRVSPEDVRIGDRIVVKAGERVPLDGIVQAGRSMVDTSALTGESLPRELEPGSDVLSGFVNKNGLLTIEVTKTFGESTVSKILDLVQNASSRKAKTEHFISKFARYYTPVVVILAALIAFVPPLILSGATFADWIYRALVFLVISCPCALVVSIPLGFFGGIGAASRNGILVKGSNYLEALNDVKVVVFDKTGTLTKGVFKVTAIHPEGGRTEEELMKLAAIAEANSNHPIAESIRAAWAKAIPTQGVEGYDEVAGHGIKVSVDGREVLAGNAKLMKQAGISYTTPETAGTIVHFAEGGTYVGHLIIADEVKDDAAAAIQALKKLGIRKTVMLTGDAKAVGEAVGRELGVDEVYAELLPQDKVERLEQLEAAKSPKEKMVFVGDGINDTPVLARADVGVAMGGLGSDAAIEAADVVIMTDEPSKLASAIRIAKRTRMIVWQNIAFALGVKAIFLLLGVFGIATMWEAVFSDVGVTVLAVLNAMRVLRVKNI, encoded by the coding sequence ATGGGAACCGGACAGGAACAGGTGAAAAGGGAACTTCTGCTTGATGGGTTAGACTGTGCGAACTGCGCATTAAAGATCGAGAATGGCGTCAAAAAAATTAAGGGCATTAACGAATGCTCTGTCAATTTTGTTACCAAAACATTATCGCTACACACCACTTCTGATATGGATGAACAAGTAGTGGAAGAAGCGAAGCGCAAAGTGCTTCGGCTGGAGCCTCATATTCGCATCTCGGAAAAAGGAAAACAGGTAAACGGACATGTACAGACCCATGAAGGGAGTGCGGCTGATTCACACGGACACGCTCATGACCATGCCGGACATGATCACGGACATTCACATACACATGGCAATCACTCGCATACTCATGATCATGGAGATTCGCAGGGCCACGCACACGAGCACGGGAGTCATGCTGGACATAATCACGATCACAGCCATACCCATGATGATGCCCATGCAGGCCACTCGCATGAACATGGTGCAGGACAGACCAAAGTGTTGCTTGCTCGTCTTGCTGCCGGTTCTGTGTTGCTTGCAGCTGCGATCTGGTCGCCGCTGGAGGGCTGGGCACAGTTCACTCTATATGCACTCGCTTATCTGATTGCCGGGGGAGATATCGTGCTCCAGGCGTCCAAAAACATCATCCGCGGTCAGGTGTTCGATGAATACTTCCTCATGTCCGTCGCTACCTTGGGTGCCTTTGCCATTGGAGAGTATCCGGAAGGGGTAGCGGTCATGCTCTTCTATCAGCTCGGAGAGCTGTTTCAGGGCATGGCGGTTAATCGGTCACGCAAGTCGATTCAGTCACTGATGGACATTCGCCCGGACTACGCGAATATTCTGACGGGGTCGGGTGACGAGACACGTCGTGTATCTCCGGAAGACGTACGGATCGGTGATCGTATTGTCGTGAAGGCAGGAGAGCGAGTACCGCTGGATGGTATCGTTCAAGCTGGGCGTTCCATGGTGGACACTTCTGCTCTGACAGGTGAATCACTACCTCGTGAACTGGAGCCCGGAAGTGATGTACTAAGTGGATTTGTAAACAAAAACGGGTTGTTGACGATTGAAGTAACCAAAACATTTGGTGAATCAACGGTATCTAAAATTTTGGATCTGGTGCAGAACGCGAGCAGTCGGAAGGCAAAAACAGAGCATTTTATTAGTAAATTCGCCCGTTATTATACCCCGGTTGTTGTGATCCTTGCAGCCCTGATTGCATTTGTTCCACCGTTGATACTTAGTGGTGCAACATTTGCGGACTGGATCTATCGTGCATTGGTCTTCCTGGTTATTTCATGTCCTTGTGCGCTGGTGGTCTCCATTCCACTTGGATTCTTCGGTGGTATCGGAGCGGCTTCACGTAACGGGATTCTTGTCAAAGGCAGTAATTATCTTGAAGCATTGAACGATGTGAAAGTCGTTGTTTTTGATAAAACGGGTACACTAACCAAAGGTGTATTCAAAGTAACAGCCATTCATCCCGAAGGTGGACGCACGGAAGAAGAACTGATGAAGCTGGCAGCCATTGCCGAAGCAAATTCCAATCACCCGATTGCCGAATCCATTCGCGCAGCTTGGGCCAAGGCCATTCCCACGCAAGGTGTGGAAGGTTATGATGAGGTTGCCGGACACGGGATCAAGGTAAGTGTGGATGGTCGGGAAGTGCTGGCAGGCAACGCCAAATTAATGAAGCAGGCAGGTATATCCTATACCACACCAGAGACGGCCGGAACGATAGTCCACTTTGCTGAAGGTGGCACGTATGTTGGTCATCTGATCATCGCCGATGAAGTGAAGGACGATGCAGCCGCTGCTATTCAGGCGCTGAAGAAACTTGGCATCCGCAAAACGGTCATGCTGACAGGTGATGCCAAAGCCGTAGGTGAAGCGGTAGGACGTGAGCTGGGTGTGGATGAGGTCTACGCTGAATTGTTGCCACAGGATAAAGTCGAACGACTGGAGCAACTGGAAGCTGCCAAATCTCCGAAGGAAAAAATGGTGTTTGTCGGTGACGGCATCAACGATACACCTGTGCTGGCACGCGCCGACGTTGGCGTAGCGATGGGTGGACTCGGTTCAGATGCCGCAATTGAAGCGGCTGATGTGGTCATCATGACCGATGAACCGTCAAAACTTGCGAGCGCAATCCGCATTGCAAAGCGTACACGAATGATTGTGTGGCA